The following proteins are encoded in a genomic region of Ostrinia nubilalis chromosome 1, ilOstNubi1.1, whole genome shotgun sequence:
- the LOC135077007 gene encoding zinc finger protein 85-like translates to MIHTGEKPHKCAVCGQAFIQKCALNRHMKDLRNHRMIHTGEKPHKCAVCGQAFIQKCALNRHMKDLRNHRMIHTGEKPHKCAVCGQAFIQKCALNRHMKDLRNHRMIHTGEKPHKCAVCGQAFIQKCALNRHMKDLRNHRMIHTGEKPHKCAVCGQAFIQKCALNRHMKDLRNHRMIHTGEKPHKCAVCGQAFIQKCALNRHMKDLRNHRMIHTGEKPHKCAVCGQAFIQKCALNRHMKDLRNHRMIHTGEKPHKCAVCGQAFIQKCALNRHMKVGCMVHCY, encoded by the exons ATGATCCACACGGGCGAGAAGCCGCACAAGTGCGCCGTGTGCGGGCAGGCCTTCATACAGAAGTGCGCGCTCAACCGCCACATGAAG GACCTGCGAAACCACCGCATGATCCACACGGGCGAGAAGCCGCACAAGTGCGCCGTGTGCGGGCAGGCCTTCATACAGAAGTGCGCGCTCAACCGCCACATGAAG GACCTGCGCAACCACCGCATGATCCACACGGGCGAGAAGCCGCACAAGTGCGCCGTGTGCGGGCAGGCCTTCATACAGAAGTGCGCGCTCAACCGCCACATGAAG GACCTGCGCAACCACCGCATGATCCACACGGGCGAGAAGCCGCACAAGTGCGCCGTGTGCGGGCAGGCCTTCATACAGAAGTGCGCGCTCAACCGCCACATGAAG GACCTGCGCAACCACCGCATGATCCACACGGGCGAGAAGCCGCACAAGTGCGCCGTGTGCGGGCAGGCCTTCATACAGAAGTGCGCGCTCAACCGCCACATGAAG GACCTGCGCAACCACCGCATGATCCACACGGGCGAGAAGCCGCACAAGTGCGCCGTGTGCGGGCAGGCCTTCATACAGAAGTGCGCGCTCAACCGCCACATGAAG GACCTGCGCAACCACCGCATGATCCACACGGGCGAGAAGCCGCACAAGTGCGCCGTGTGCGGGCAGGCCTTCATACAGAAGTGCGCGCTCAACCGCCACATGAAG GACCTGCGAAACCACCGCATGATCCACACGGGCGAGAAGCCGCACAAGTGCGCCGTGTGCGGGCAGGCCTTCATACAGAAGTGCGCGCTCAACCGCCACATGAAGGTTGGTTGTATGGTACACTGCTACTAA
- the LOC135081435 gene encoding gastrula zinc finger protein XlCGF57.1-like isoform X1, which produces MSAMNTLNTDDVVDFNKICRACLSDSGPFKDLFLVCTPEMYKYCTSVEVSKTDELPKQICQKCLEALNKLFFFKEVAIRSNAILKKQAAKTKIKQEGQGSASAENNSNDDDDSSSDDSSSSEPAAEAPRITGKYKSTRIVRRNTRLKCAKCDRSFQKYENFEAHMRSHFGKKPDIKCDHCDKTFNSLKNLHSHMRTHTGVRKYQCRTCGKRFMYLNVLKNHELIHSGDKKHACHLCDANFVQLYNLKRHLETHTNEKNYGCAQCGKKFAQPGNLKIHLIRHTGIKNIACTLCDMRFYVKSDLYKHMRSHSSDRPYSCEYCDKRFKCKSFQIVHSRTHTGERPYACDICPKRFRAFKDLRNHRMIHTGEKPHKCAVCGQAFIQKCALNRHMKVRTCATTA; this is translated from the exons ATGTCTGCAATGAACACTTTAAATACGGATGACGTTGtagatttcaataaaatatgtcGAGCGTGTTTATCAGACTCTGGCCCATTCAAGGATTTGTTTTTAGTTTGTACTCCAGAAATGTACAAGTACTGTACATCGGTTGAG GTTTCTAAAACAGATGAGTTACCAAAACAAATCTGTCAAAAATGTCTGGAGGCGCTCAACAAACTGTTTTTCTTCAAGGAAGTTGCCATTCGTTCTAATGCTATTTTAAAGAAACAAGCTGCGAAGactaaa ataaaacaagaAGGCCAGGGGAGTGCAAGTGCAGAAAATAATTCAAACGATGACGATGATAGCTCCAGTGACGACAGCAGTTCCAGTGAGCCAGCAGCCGAAGCTCCCAG AATCACAGGAAAATATAAATCAACACGGATCGTCAGAAGGAATACGCGTTTGAAGTGCGCTAAGTGTGACCGATCATTCCAGAAGTACGAAAACTTCGAAGCTCACATGAGAAGTCATTTTGGTAAAAAG CCAGACATAAAATGCGACCACTGTGACAAGACATTCAATTCGCTGAAGAACCTCCACAGTCACATGCGAACACACACAGGCGTCCGAAAGTACCAGTGTAGGACGTGTGGCAAGAGGTTCATGTATCTCAACGTGTTGAAGAACCACGAACTGATCCACTCCGGTGACAAGAAGCACGCGTGCCATCTGTGCGATGCGAACTTCGTGCAACTTTACAACTTAAAG AGACACTTAGAAACCCACACCAATGAAAAGAACTACGGATGCGCGCAGTGCGGGAAGAAATTCGCCCAGCCCGGCAACCTGAAGATCCACCTGATAAGGCATACCGGGATCAAGAACATAGCGTGCACTTTGTGCGACATGCGCTTTTATGTGAAG AGTGACCTGTACAAGCACATGCGCTCGCACTCGTCGGACCGGCCGTACTCGTGCGAGTACTGCGACAAGCGCTTCAAATGCAAGAGCTTCCAGATCGTGCACTCCCGGACGCACACAG GCGAGCGCCCCTACGCGTGCGATATCTGCCCGAAGCGTTTCCGCGCGTTCAAGGACCTGCGCAACCACCGCATGATCCACACGGGCGAGAAGCCGCACAAGTGCGCCGTGTGCGGGCAGGCCTTCATACAGAAGTGCGCGCTCAACCGCCACATGAAG GTCAGGACCTGCGCAACCACCGCATGA
- the LOC135081435 gene encoding zinc finger protein 300-like isoform X3 encodes MSAMNTLNTDDVVDFNKICRACLSDSGPFKDLFLVCTPEMYKYCTSVEVSKTDELPKQICQKCLEALNKLFFFKEVAIRSNAILKKQAAKTKIKQEGQGSASAENNSNDDDDSSSDDSSSSEPAAEAPRITGKYKSTRIVRRNTRLKCAKCDRSFQKYENFEAHMRSHFGKKRHLETHTNEKNYGCAQCGKKFAQPGNLKIHLIRHTGIKNIACTLCDMRFYVKSDLYKHMRSHSSDRPYSCEYCDKRFKCKSFQIVHSRTHTGERPYACDICPKRFRAFKDLRNHRMIHTGEKPHKCAVCGQAFIQKCALNRHMKVGCMVHCY; translated from the exons ATGTCTGCAATGAACACTTTAAATACGGATGACGTTGtagatttcaataaaatatgtcGAGCGTGTTTATCAGACTCTGGCCCATTCAAGGATTTGTTTTTAGTTTGTACTCCAGAAATGTACAAGTACTGTACATCGGTTGAG GTTTCTAAAACAGATGAGTTACCAAAACAAATCTGTCAAAAATGTCTGGAGGCGCTCAACAAACTGTTTTTCTTCAAGGAAGTTGCCATTCGTTCTAATGCTATTTTAAAGAAACAAGCTGCGAAGactaaa ataaaacaagaAGGCCAGGGGAGTGCAAGTGCAGAAAATAATTCAAACGATGACGATGATAGCTCCAGTGACGACAGCAGTTCCAGTGAGCCAGCAGCCGAAGCTCCCAG AATCACAGGAAAATATAAATCAACACGGATCGTCAGAAGGAATACGCGTTTGAAGTGCGCTAAGTGTGACCGATCATTCCAGAAGTACGAAAACTTCGAAGCTCACATGAGAAGTCATTTTGGTAAAAAG AGACACTTAGAAACCCACACCAATGAAAAGAACTACGGATGCGCGCAGTGCGGGAAGAAATTCGCCCAGCCCGGCAACCTGAAGATCCACCTGATAAGGCATACCGGGATCAAGAACATAGCGTGCACTTTGTGCGACATGCGCTTTTATGTGAAG AGTGACCTGTACAAGCACATGCGCTCGCACTCGTCGGACCGGCCGTACTCGTGCGAGTACTGCGACAAGCGCTTCAAATGCAAGAGCTTCCAGATCGTGCACTCCCGGACGCACACAG GCGAGCGCCCCTACGCGTGCGATATCTGCCCGAAGCGTTTCCGCGCGTTCAAGGACCTGCGCAACCACCGCATGATCCACACGGGCGAGAAGCCGCACAAGTGCGCCGTGTGCGGGCAGGCCTTCATACAGAAGTGCGCGCTCAACCGCCACATGAAGGTTGGTTGTATGGTACACTGCTACTAA
- the LOC135081435 gene encoding zinc finger protein 239-like isoform X2, translating to MVSKTDELPKQICQKCLEALNKLFFFKEVAIRSNAILKKQAAKTKIKQEGQGSASAENNSNDDDDSSSDDSSSSEPAAEAPRITGKYKSTRIVRRNTRLKCAKCDRSFQKYENFEAHMRSHFGKKPDIKCDHCDKTFNSLKNLHSHMRTHTGVRKYQCRTCGKRFMYLNVLKNHELIHSGDKKHACHLCDANFVQLYNLKRHLETHTNEKNYGCAQCGKKFAQPGNLKIHLIRHTGIKNIACTLCDMRFYVKSDLYKHMRSHSSDRPYSCEYCDKRFKCKSFQIVHSRTHTGERPYACDICPKRFRAFKDLRNHRMIHTGEKPHKCAVCGQAFIQKCALNRHMKVGCMVHCY from the exons ATG GTTTCTAAAACAGATGAGTTACCAAAACAAATCTGTCAAAAATGTCTGGAGGCGCTCAACAAACTGTTTTTCTTCAAGGAAGTTGCCATTCGTTCTAATGCTATTTTAAAGAAACAAGCTGCGAAGactaaa ataaaacaagaAGGCCAGGGGAGTGCAAGTGCAGAAAATAATTCAAACGATGACGATGATAGCTCCAGTGACGACAGCAGTTCCAGTGAGCCAGCAGCCGAAGCTCCCAG AATCACAGGAAAATATAAATCAACACGGATCGTCAGAAGGAATACGCGTTTGAAGTGCGCTAAGTGTGACCGATCATTCCAGAAGTACGAAAACTTCGAAGCTCACATGAGAAGTCATTTTGGTAAAAAG CCAGACATAAAATGCGACCACTGTGACAAGACATTCAATTCGCTGAAGAACCTCCACAGTCACATGCGAACACACACAGGCGTCCGAAAGTACCAGTGTAGGACGTGTGGCAAGAGGTTCATGTATCTCAACGTGTTGAAGAACCACGAACTGATCCACTCCGGTGACAAGAAGCACGCGTGCCATCTGTGCGATGCGAACTTCGTGCAACTTTACAACTTAAAG AGACACTTAGAAACCCACACCAATGAAAAGAACTACGGATGCGCGCAGTGCGGGAAGAAATTCGCCCAGCCCGGCAACCTGAAGATCCACCTGATAAGGCATACCGGGATCAAGAACATAGCGTGCACTTTGTGCGACATGCGCTTTTATGTGAAG AGTGACCTGTACAAGCACATGCGCTCGCACTCGTCGGACCGGCCGTACTCGTGCGAGTACTGCGACAAGCGCTTCAAATGCAAGAGCTTCCAGATCGTGCACTCCCGGACGCACACAG GCGAGCGCCCCTACGCGTGCGATATCTGCCCGAAGCGTTTCCGCGCGTTCAAGGACCTGCGCAACCACCGCATGATCCACACGGGCGAGAAGCCGCACAAGTGCGCCGTGTGCGGGCAGGCCTTCATACAGAAGTGCGCGCTCAACCGCCACATGAAGGTTGGTTGTATGGTACACTGCTACTAA
- the LOC135081314 gene encoding N-acetylgalactosamine kinase: MSDVKIDEVPITGIPSDKRITQIKNDFFEEFGTMPQFIVKVPGRVNIIGEHIDYCGYPVLPLALEQDILIGGKPIDVQELHLRNTNKKYIKYSTKLLSFEDLDIKADETGKPYWYNYVLCGIKGAIEYLNNEIVGGLQLCIDGNIPPASGLSSSSALVSAACLSFLYAQKVYPSKTEIASLCAKSERYIGTQGGGMDQAIAFLAEKYSAQYITFDPLQAKPVSLPENAVFVVAHSLAEANKAATNDFNRRVIECRLAAKILAVSNGASLDQKIINLSQVQKNLNKSLDEMISLVDEFLCKNSYTKNEVCDMLNITEKELNDIYLTPNTKHLSEFKLRQRALHVYKEAMRVESFRKICEDNFSNGSCKNGTNGSSHTNGNSGSLEPISVLGTLMTESHESLKKLYECSHVNLDRLVDISKAMNVHSRLTGAGWGGCIVALCPKEIVDNYIETLVDKFYVQYCNIDKNEALAYVFATTPSHGAVIYK, from the coding sequence atgagTGACGTGAAAATAGATGAAGTACCGATCACGGGAATACCGAGTGATAAACGtataacacaaataaaaaatgatttctTCGAAGAGTTTGGAACTATGCCGCAATTTATCGTTAAAGTCCCAGGCCGGGTAAATATTATTGGAGAACATATCGATTACTGTGGATATCCGGTATTGCCATTAGCTCTAGAGCAAGATATATTGATTGGCGGGAAACCTATTGATGTGCAAGAGTTGCATTTAAGAAATACAAATAAGAAATATATTAAATATTCCActaaattattatcatttgAAGATTTAGACATAAAAGCTGATGAAACCGGTAAACCTTATTGGTATAATTACGTACTATGTGGGATCAAAGGAGCGATTGAATATTTAAACAATGAAATAGTCGGTGGACTACAACTTTGCATCGATGGAAACATACCACCAGCTTCAGGTTTGTCGAGTTCTTCTGCATTAGTTAGCGCTGCGTGCCTTTCTTTTTTATATGCACAAAAAGTTTATCCTAGTAAGACAGAAATTGCTTCACTATGCGCCAAAAGTGAGAGGTATATTGGCACTCAAGGTGGTGGAATGGACCAAGCTATAGCATTTCTTGCTGAAAAATATAGTGCACAGTACATAACCTTTGATCCGCTTCAAGCTAAACCGGTATCACTTCCAGAGAACGCTGTTTTTGTAGTGGCACACAGTTTAGCGGAAGCTAACAAAGCAGCAACCAATGATTTTAATAGACGTGTCATAGAATGCAGATTGGCTGCTAAAATTTTGGCTGTTTCTAACGGTGCATCTTTGGATCAAAAGATTATAAATCTCAGTCAAGTTCAAAAAAATCTCAATAAAAGCTTAGATGAAATGATCAGTCTGGTGGATGAATTTCTATGCAAAAATAGTTATACCAAAAACGAAGTATGCGACATGTTAAACATAACTGAAAAGGAATTGaatgatatttatttgacaCCAAATACGAAACACTTGTCTGAGTTTAAACTACGTCAGAGAGCTCTTCATGTTTATAAAGAGGCGATGCGTGTTGAATCTTTCCGGAAAATTTGCGAAGATAATTTTTCCAATGGCTCGTGTAAGAATGGAACAAACGGTTCTAGCCACACTAATGGAAACTCTGGTTCTCTTGAGCCCATTAGTGTTCTTGGTACGCTAATGACCGAAAGTCATGAAAGTCTGAAGAAACTTTACGAATGTTCACATGTCAACTTAGATCGTCTGGTAGATATATCAAAAGCAATGAATGTTCATTCACGCCTAACTGGAGCGGGCTGGGGAGGATGTATAGTAGCATTATGTCCAAAGGAAATTGTTGATAACTACATAGAAACACTCGTTGATAAGTTTTATGTTCAGTATTGTAATATAGATAAGAATGAGGCATTAGCTTATGTATTTGCAACTACACCTAGCCACGGTGCTGTTATTTATAAATGA